One genomic segment of Streptomyces liangshanensis includes these proteins:
- a CDS encoding SDR family NAD(P)-dependent oxidoreductase: MDVAVVTGASSGIGQSAALRIARRGTGVILTYSSNADGAGDTVARIERQGGTAVALRLDLADTAGFPAFVAQVRSALRDTFERDSFDHLVNNAGFAGMAMIEDTREEDFDRLTRGLFKGPFFLTQALLPLLADGGAVVNLTSNSTLPQVTAPGYSVYAALKGAVVVLTRYMAKEFSARGIRVNSVAPGATVTRFADDAFAKNPEIIPEMAKSFALGRVGEPDDIGMVVAMLVSEEGRWITGQDIEVSGGQNL, from the coding sequence ATGGACGTGGCCGTCGTCACCGGCGCGAGCTCAGGCATCGGTCAGAGCGCGGCGCTCCGGATCGCCCGGCGGGGCACCGGCGTCATCCTGACGTACAGCTCGAACGCGGACGGGGCCGGGGACACGGTCGCGCGGATCGAGCGGCAGGGCGGCACGGCCGTGGCACTGCGCCTGGACCTCGCCGACACCGCGGGATTCCCGGCCTTCGTGGCGCAGGTGCGGAGCGCGTTGCGCGACACCTTCGAGCGGGACTCCTTCGACCACCTGGTCAACAACGCCGGGTTCGCCGGCATGGCGATGATCGAGGACACCCGGGAGGAGGACTTCGACCGGCTCACCCGCGGCCTGTTCAAGGGCCCCTTCTTCCTCACGCAGGCCCTGCTGCCGCTGCTGGCCGACGGCGGAGCGGTCGTCAACCTGACCAGCAACTCCACGCTGCCCCAGGTGACCGCGCCGGGCTACTCCGTCTACGCGGCGCTCAAGGGCGCCGTGGTGGTGCTGACCCGCTACATGGCGAAGGAGTTCAGCGCCCGCGGCATCCGCGTCAACTCGGTGGCCCCGGGGGCGACGGTCACGCGTTTCGCCGACGACGCCTTCGCGAAGAACCCCGAGATCATCCCGGAGATGGCGAAGTCGTTCGCGCTCGGACGGGTCGGCGAGCCCGACGACATCGGCATGGTCGTGGCCATGCTGGTATCCGAGGAGGGCCGGTGGATCACCGGCCAGGACATCGAGGTCTCCGGCGGCCAGAACCTCTGA
- a CDS encoding CHRD domain-containing protein yields MNTKRFGIIAASAVAGALLLTACNGDDTATGPGASTAAGSPTAAGHASGGTEHAAGGAAAQTAGRWDKNASDAAFFGSVLSGANEVPVAGGPATGDKDGHALALMRIQGDQVSYAFTFTGVGTPTLAHLHKGVKGVNGDVKIPFFTEKLADGTKFAYGTVTVADHDLLEGIKANPQNWYFNLHTAEFPGGAVRGQGYKLPAGVHVPDTMTEDTLNSVVKNTK; encoded by the coding sequence ATGAACACCAAGCGTTTTGGCATCATCGCCGCGTCCGCCGTCGCCGGCGCGCTCCTGCTCACCGCGTGCAATGGTGACGACACGGCGACCGGGCCCGGCGCGAGCACGGCGGCCGGCAGCCCCACCGCCGCAGGACACGCGTCGGGCGGCACCGAGCACGCCGCCGGGGGCGCGGCGGCGCAGACGGCCGGCCGGTGGGACAAGAACGCGTCGGACGCCGCCTTCTTCGGGTCGGTCCTCAGCGGCGCGAACGAGGTACCGGTCGCGGGCGGGCCCGCCACGGGCGACAAGGACGGGCACGCGCTCGCCCTCATGCGGATCCAGGGCGACCAGGTGTCGTACGCGTTCACCTTCACCGGGGTCGGGACGCCGACCCTCGCCCACCTCCACAAGGGGGTCAAGGGTGTCAACGGGGACGTGAAGATCCCGTTCTTCACCGAGAAGCTGGCGGACGGGACGAAGTTCGCGTACGGCACCGTCACGGTCGCCGACCACGACCTGCTGGAGGGCATCAAGGCCAACCCGCAGAACTGGTACTTCAACCTCCACACCGCCGAGTTCCCCGGCGGCGCGGTCCGCGGCCAGGGGTACAAGCTGCCCGCCGGTGTCCACGTCCCCGACACCATGACGGAGGACACCCTCAACTCCGTCGTCAAGAACACCAAGTAG